A genome region from Hevea brasiliensis isolate MT/VB/25A 57/8 chromosome 9, ASM3005281v1, whole genome shotgun sequence includes the following:
- the LOC110658757 gene encoding elongation factor Tu, mitochondrial, whose protein sequence is MASAALRHPNSKRIFPFSSQIYWCCRVSVSTNFSISGSLSTNDTTSVSAGPWWKSMATFTRTKPHVNVGTIGHVDHGKTTLTAAITKVLAEEGKAKAVAFDEIDKAPEEKKRGITIATAHVEYETAKRHYAHVDCPGHADYVKNMITGAAQMDGGILVVSAPDGPMPQTKEHILLARQVGVPSLVCFLNKVDAVDDPELLELVEMELRELLNFYKFPGDEIPIIQGSALSALQGTNEEIGKKAILKLMDAVDEYIPDPVRQLDKPFLMPIEDVFSIQGRGTVATGRVEQGTIKVGEEVEILGLMQGAPLKTTVTGVEMFKKILDQGQAGDNVGLLLRGLKRDDVQRGQVIGKPGTVKTYRKFEAEIYVLTKDEGGRHTAFFSNYRPQFYMRTADITGKVELPENVKMVMPGDNVTATFELILPVPLEAGQRFALREGGRTVGAGVVSKVIS, encoded by the exons ATGGCTTCAGCGGCTCTCAGACACCCTAACTCCAAACGCATTTTCCCATTCTCTTCCCAAATCTACTGGTGCTGTCGGGTATCGGTCTCCACTAACTTCTCAATCTCTGGTTCTCTCTCTACAAATGATACCACCTCTGTTTCTGCTGGTCCATGGTGGAAATCCATGGCTACCTTCACTCGAAC TAAACCTCATGTGAATGTGGGGACAATTGGACATGTTGATCATGGGAAGACGACACTAACTGCAGCAATTACAAAG GTTCTAGCAGAAGAAGGCAAAGCCAAGGCTGTAGCCTTTGATGAAATTGACAAGGCCcctgaagagaaaaagagaggaatTACAATTGCAACG GCTCATGTGGAGTATGAAACCGCTAAACGTCACTATGCCCATGTTGACTGCCCTGGACATGCAGATTATGTAAAA aACATGATTACTGGAGCTGCCCAGATGGATGGTGGAATTCTAGTTGTATCTGCTCCTGATGGGCCCATGCCACAGACAAAGGAGCACATTCTGCTTGCTCGTCAG GTTGGTGTGCCGTCACTTGTATGTTTCCTGAATAAAGTTGATGCCGTTGATGATCCAGAGTTGTTAGAGCTTGTGGAAATGGAACTTCGTG AACTGCTTAATTTCTACAAGTTTCCTGGAGATGAAATTCCTATCATTCAGGGATCAGCATTGTCTGCTCTACAAGGAACAAATGAAGAAATTGGGAAAAAAGCCATCTTGAAGTTAATGGATGCCGTGGATGAATACATTCCTGACCCTGTGAGGCAACTTGACAAACCTTTCCTAATGCCAATAGAAGATGTTTTCTCAATTCAG GGACGTGGAACTGTTGCAACTGGACGTGTTGAACAAGGGACCATTAAAGTTGGTGAAGAAGTAGAGATTTTGGGGTTAATGCAg GGTGCTCCTCTAAAAACAACAGTGACTGGTGTTGAGATGTTTAAGAAAATTTTGGATCAAGGACAA GCTGGTGACAATGTGGGTCTTCTCCTACGTGGTCTGAAGCGAGATGATGTGCAAAGAGGACAG GTGATTGGGAAGCCTGGAACTGTGAAAACATACCGGAAATTTGAGGCAGAGATATATGTTCTCACAAAGGATGAAGGTGGACGACATACTGCCTTCTTTTCCAACTACAGACCACAGTTTTACATGAGGACTGCAGATATCACCGGGAAAGTGGAGTTGCCTGAAAATGTTAAGATGGTTATGCCTGGGGACAATGTGACTGCAACTTTTGAGCTGATCTTACCTGTTCCCCTTGAAGCAG GACAAAGATTTGCCTTGAGAGAGGGAGGTAGAACAGTTGGAGCAGGTGTGGTCTCAAAAGTGATTAGCTGA
- the LOC110658758 gene encoding uncharacterized protein LOC110658758 isoform X1: protein MVKGCLMAANGHPPGPGLVFYQEQTRVFKDCQPYFPSQGARHEIKRPSSLSLRPCQHDESWKPMSGYYEHNQFAKIDSTAGWPLLIDVEDTCLDSLLFSSGIAEQCTKHEKILKFLTSGSSEIEKGGLDLSLLSDLMDLQALTLDVSQQPCASLIYPRGKCDAPKPLVDFMGDMARSSKITVHPDGRLLFTGNGSEMKDILSIVAEFYLTKNSTKWTKQSVLIPHFSWPNTSEAQANILSSSLKVKDVTATPLKSSPEKIKLKPSSKKRNSRKGGRERDLYKRNYFHACESLLSLMMDKKQHGKTAILSLKKSGPELPALLTKFSAGIAGTGLAVIFSVVCKVACGRVPFCASKLFSTGFGFGLVWLSWAVNRLRNTIVNMSKNASKLGLKDEEMLRIVDKSLKDIYFSAATLMAIAVLKLA from the exons ATGGTTAAGGGTTGTTTGATGGCTGCAAATGGGCACCCTCCTGGTCCTGGGCTAGTCTTTTATCAAGAGCAGACTAGGGTCTTCAAG GACTGCCAGCCCTATTTTCCAAGTCAGGGAGCAAGACATGAGATAAAAAGACCAAGCTCTCTTAGTCTGAGGCCATGTCAGCACGATGAATCATGGAAACCCATGAGTGGATACTATGAGCATAACCAGTTTGCCAAGATTGACTCAACAGCTGGATGGCCTTTACTCATTGATGTGGAAG ACACTTGCTTGGACTCGTTACTCTTTAGCTCTGGCATAGCTGAACAATGTACAAAACATGAGAAAATCTTGAAGTTTCTCACATCTGGATCAAGTGAAATAGAAAAAGGTGGATTGGATTTATCTTTACTATCTGACTTGATGGATCTTCAGGCATTGACATTGGATGTGAGTCAACAGCCCTGCGCTTCTCTCATATATCCAAGGGGTAAATGTGATGCCCCAAAGCCTTTAGTGGATTTTATGGGAGACATGGCCCGTAGTTCTAAAATTACAGTTCATCCAGATGGTCGATTATTGTTCACTGGCAATGGGTCAGAGATGAAGGATATTCTCTCGATTGTTGCTGAGTTTTACTTGACAAAAAACTCAACTAAGTGGACAAAGCAGTCGGTGCTTATCCCCCATTTTAGCTG GCCTAATACAAGTGAGGCACAGGCTAATATTCTTAGTTCTTCTTTGAAGGTTAAAGATGTGACAGCTACACCCTTGAAGAG CAGTCCTGAGAAAATCAAGCTCAAGCCATCATCAAAGAAGAGGAATAGCAGGAAAGGTGGTAGAGAGAGGGATCTGTACAAAAGGAATTACTTCCATGCGTGTGAGAGCCTTCTGTCTTTGATGATGGACAAGAAGCAACATGGCAAAACAGCAATACTGTCACTAAAGAAATCTGGCCCTGAGCTCCCTGCGCTCTTGACCAAATTCTCTGCCGGCATTGCTGGGACTGGCCTTGCTGTTATTTTCTCTGTTGTCTGTAAAGTAGCTTGTGGGAGGGTTCCTTTTTGTGCATCTAAACTCTTTAGCACTGGATTTGGATTTGGGTTGGTCTGGCTTTCTTGGGCTGTGAATAGACTGAGGAACACAATTGTCAATATGAGCAAGAATGCAAGCAAGTTGGGTCTGAAGGATGAAGAAATGCTGAGGATTGTGGATAAAAGCTTGAAAGACATATACTTTAGTGCTGCAACATTGATGGCGATAGCTGTGCTGAAGCTTGCATGA
- the LOC110658758 gene encoding uncharacterized protein LOC110658758 isoform X2, translating into MVKGCLMAANGHPPGPGLVFYQEQTRVFKDCQPYFPSQGARHEIKRPSSLSLRPCQHDESWKPMSGYYEHNQFAKIDSTAGWPLLIDVEDTCLDSLLFSSGIAEQCTKHEKILKFLTSGSSEIEKGGLDLSLLSDLMDLQALTLDVSQQPCASLIYPRGKCDAPKPLVDFMGDMARSSKITVHPDGRLLFTGNGSEMKDILSIVAEFYLTKNSTKWTKQSVLIPHFSWPNTSEAQANILSSSLKVKDVTATPLKSPEKIKLKPSSKKRNSRKGGRERDLYKRNYFHACESLLSLMMDKKQHGKTAILSLKKSGPELPALLTKFSAGIAGTGLAVIFSVVCKVACGRVPFCASKLFSTGFGFGLVWLSWAVNRLRNTIVNMSKNASKLGLKDEEMLRIVDKSLKDIYFSAATLMAIAVLKLA; encoded by the exons ATGGTTAAGGGTTGTTTGATGGCTGCAAATGGGCACCCTCCTGGTCCTGGGCTAGTCTTTTATCAAGAGCAGACTAGGGTCTTCAAG GACTGCCAGCCCTATTTTCCAAGTCAGGGAGCAAGACATGAGATAAAAAGACCAAGCTCTCTTAGTCTGAGGCCATGTCAGCACGATGAATCATGGAAACCCATGAGTGGATACTATGAGCATAACCAGTTTGCCAAGATTGACTCAACAGCTGGATGGCCTTTACTCATTGATGTGGAAG ACACTTGCTTGGACTCGTTACTCTTTAGCTCTGGCATAGCTGAACAATGTACAAAACATGAGAAAATCTTGAAGTTTCTCACATCTGGATCAAGTGAAATAGAAAAAGGTGGATTGGATTTATCTTTACTATCTGACTTGATGGATCTTCAGGCATTGACATTGGATGTGAGTCAACAGCCCTGCGCTTCTCTCATATATCCAAGGGGTAAATGTGATGCCCCAAAGCCTTTAGTGGATTTTATGGGAGACATGGCCCGTAGTTCTAAAATTACAGTTCATCCAGATGGTCGATTATTGTTCACTGGCAATGGGTCAGAGATGAAGGATATTCTCTCGATTGTTGCTGAGTTTTACTTGACAAAAAACTCAACTAAGTGGACAAAGCAGTCGGTGCTTATCCCCCATTTTAGCTG GCCTAATACAAGTGAGGCACAGGCTAATATTCTTAGTTCTTCTTTGAAGGTTAAAGATGTGACAGCTACACCCTTGAAGAG TCCTGAGAAAATCAAGCTCAAGCCATCATCAAAGAAGAGGAATAGCAGGAAAGGTGGTAGAGAGAGGGATCTGTACAAAAGGAATTACTTCCATGCGTGTGAGAGCCTTCTGTCTTTGATGATGGACAAGAAGCAACATGGCAAAACAGCAATACTGTCACTAAAGAAATCTGGCCCTGAGCTCCCTGCGCTCTTGACCAAATTCTCTGCCGGCATTGCTGGGACTGGCCTTGCTGTTATTTTCTCTGTTGTCTGTAAAGTAGCTTGTGGGAGGGTTCCTTTTTGTGCATCTAAACTCTTTAGCACTGGATTTGGATTTGGGTTGGTCTGGCTTTCTTGGGCTGTGAATAGACTGAGGAACACAATTGTCAATATGAGCAAGAATGCAAGCAAGTTGGGTCTGAAGGATGAAGAAATGCTGAGGATTGTGGATAAAAGCTTGAAAGACATATACTTTAGTGCTGCAACATTGATGGCGATAGCTGTGCTGAAGCTTGCATGA
- the LOC110658755 gene encoding BTB/POZ and MATH domain-containing protein 2: protein MGRILREATKPFSSSSSSASNSSTTTSTSITETVNGSHQFKITAYSLSKGLGIGKYIASDTFNVGGYSWAIYFYPDGKSVEDNATYVSLFIALASEGTDVRALFELTLLDQSGKERHKVHSHFGRTLESGPYTLKYRGSMWGYKRFFKRTLLESSDYLKEDCLQVHCSLGVVKSHTEGPKTYSIAVPPSNIGQHFGKLLESGKGTDVNFEVDGEVFAAHKLVLATRSPVFRAQLFGPMKDQNTQLIKVEDIEAPVFKALLYFIYWDSLPDLEELTGLNSKWASTLMSQHLLAAADRYGLDRLRLLCEANLCEDVAINTVATTLALAEQHHCFQLKAVCLKFVAMPENLRAVMQTDGFEYLKESCPSVLTELLEYVARVGEHTVIVCRHGNEAILDGSDLNGRRVKQRL, encoded by the exons ATGGGAAGGATTCTCAGAGAAGCCACCAAGcccttttcttcttcctcttcttcggcGTCTAATTCGTCGACGACGACTTCCACTTCGATCACGGAGACGGTGAATGGGTCACACCAGTTCAAGATCACGGCTTATTCTTTATCCAAGGGATTGGGGATCGGGAAATATATTGCGTCGGATACTTTCAATGTAGGGGGTTACTCTTGGGCGATTTATTTCTATCCAGATGGGAAGAGCGTCGAGGATAATGCCACTTATGTTTCTCTGTTTATAGCGTTGGCCAGTGAAGGCACCGATGTAAGGGCTCTTTTCGAGTTGACGCTGTTGGATCAGAGTGGGAAGGAGAGGCATAAGGTTCATAGCCATTTTGGGAGGACGCTTGAGAGTGGGCCATATACGCTTAAATATCGTGGAAGCATGTG GGGATACAAAAGGTTTTTCAAAAGAACTCTTCTGGAGTCATCCGATTACCTCAAAGAGGATTGCCTTCAAGTTCACTGTAGTTTAGGTGTTGTTAAGTCACACACAGAGGGCCCTAAGACTTATTCTATAGCAGTACCACCTTCTAACATTGGCCAGCATTTTGGAAAACTATTGGAAAGTGGAAAGGGAACTGATGTAAATTTTGAAGTTGATGGAGAAGTTTTTGCTGCTCACAAATTGGTACTTGCTACTCGATCACCTGTATTCAGGGCCCAACTTTTTGGTCCAATGAAGGATCAAAATACACAGTTAATAAAAGTTGAAGACATAGAGGCTCCAGTTTTTAAG gctttactttattttatatacTGGGATTCACTACCTGACCTTGAAGAGCTTACTGGTTTGAACTCCAAGTGGGCCTCAACTTTGATGTCTCAGCATCTGCTTGCAGCGGCTGATAGGTATGGTTTGGATAGGCTCAGACTGCTTTGTGAGGCCAATCTTTGTGAGGATGTGGCTATAAACACAGTGGCAACTACACTAGCCTTGGCGGAGCAGCACCATTGTTTCCAGCTGAAGGCTGTGTGTCTCAAATTCGTTGCAATGCCAGAAAATCTGAGAG CTGTGATGCAAACGGATGGCTTTGAATATTTGAAGGAAAGCTGCCCGTCTGTCCTTACAGAACTCTTGGAGTACGTGGCTAGAGTTGGTGAACACACTGTGATTGTGTGTAGGCATGGGAATGAAGCTATCCTTGATGGCAGTGACCTGAACGGGAGGCGGGTGAAGCAAAGGCTATAG
- the LOC110658756 gene encoding sm-like protein LSM2 → MLFFSYFKDLVGREVTVELKNDLAIRGTLHSVDQYLNIKLENTRVVDQDKYPHMLSVRNCFIRGSVVRYVQLPPEGVDIDLLHDATRREARGG, encoded by the exons ATG CTGTTCTTTTCGTATTTCAAGGACTTGGTTGGTAGGGAAGTGACAGTGGAGCTGAAGAACGATTTGGCAATCAGAGGAACGCTTCACTCTGTCGATCAGTACCTCAATATCAAGCTCGAGAACACTAGGGTTGTCGATCAAGACAAGTACCCTCACATG CTTTCTGTCAGGAACTGTTTTATAAGGGGATCTGTGGTTAGATATGTTCAGTTGCCTCCAGAAGGTGTTGACATTGATTTGCTCCATGATGCAACAAGAAGAGAAGCTCGGGGTGGCTGA
- the LOC110658754 gene encoding endo-1,3;1,4-beta-D-glucanase, which produces MSGSQCCDNPPTLNPASGAGSVTEVGGLKAYVSGPSDSKRAIVLISDVFGFEAPNLRKLADKVAAAGFYVVVPDFFNGDPYVPENVERPIPVWIRLHGTDKGFEDVKPVIMALKSKGISAIGAAGFCWGAKVVVELAKSDYIQAAVLLHPSLVTVDDIKEVKVPIAVLGAEIDKISPPALVKQFEEVLSTRPEINGYVKIFPGVAHGWTVRYKMEDENAVKHAEEAHGNMLDWFTDYVK; this is translated from the exons ATGTCAGGTTCTCAGTGCTGCGATAACCCACCAACCCTGAACCCAGCCTCTGGAGCAGGTTCTGTCACTGAAGTTGGGGGTCTCAAGGCATACGTTAGCGGACCTTCTGATTCGAAGCGCGCAATTGTTCTCATTTCGGATGTTTTTG GATTCGAGGCACCAAACCTGAG GAAGCTTGCTGACAAAGTTGCTGCTGCTGGATTCTATGTGGTGGTGCCCGACTTCTTCAATGGAGACCCATATGTACCTGAAAATGTTGAGAGGCCAATACCTGTCTGGATAAGGTTGCATGGAACG GATAAAGGATTTGAAGATGTAAAACCAGTTATTATGGCTTTAAAAAGCAAAGGCATATCAGCAATTGGAGCAGCTGGTTTCTGCTGGGGTG CCAAGGTTGTTGTGGAGCTGGCAAAGTCTGATTACATTCAAGCTGCAGTGCTTTTACATCCTTCCCTTGTCACTGTAGATGATATAAAAG AGGTCAAGGTGCCAATTGCTGTGTTGGGAGCTGAGATTGACAAAATATCTCCTCCTGCACTCGTCAAACAGTTCGAAGAGGTTCTATCCACCAGGCCTGAG ATCAATGGCTATGTCAAGATATTTCCTGGCGTGGCACATGGGTGGACAGTCAGGTATAAAATGGAAGATGAGAATGCAGTCAAACATGCTGAAGAAGCCCATGGAAATATGTTGGATTGGTTCACTGACTACGTCAAATGA